A single Dasypus novemcinctus isolate mDasNov1 chromosome 4, mDasNov1.1.hap2, whole genome shotgun sequence DNA region contains:
- the LOC139438832 gene encoding small ribosomal subunit protein eS8-like: MGNFWGSERCTRQTGVISAVYRAAATELAHQGPGENGLALTRRTAPRAVRVPLCSAPGQADFLRRKRFFNKKQPKKSQKKYMKGKRRPRSAVFSRSSSSRARSGARGVEAGPWGRAGGCVLQGKELEF, from the coding sequence ATGGGGAACTTCTGGGGTTCTGAGCGCTGCACTCGCCAAACAGGGGTCATCAGTGCTGTCTACCGGGCGGCCGCCACGGAGCTGGCGCACCAAGGCCCTGGCGAGAACGGTCTTGCGCTCACGCGCCGCACAGCTCCCCGCGCTGTACGAGTCCCACTATGTTCTGCCCCTGGGCAAGCTGACTTCCTGAGGAGGAAGAGATTTTTCAACAAAAAACAGCCCAAGAAAAGTCAGAAGAAatatatgaaaggaaaaagaaggccAAGATCAGCAGTCTTCTCGAGGAGCAGTTCCAGCAGGGCACGCTCCGGAGCACGTGGCGTCGAGGCCGGGCCGTGGGGCCGCGCAGGTGGCTGTGTGCTACAGGGTAAGGAGCTGGAGTTCTAG